The sequence below is a genomic window from Rissa tridactyla isolate bRisTri1 chromosome 20, bRisTri1.patW.cur.20221130, whole genome shotgun sequence.
TAAAGCAATCCTTCCACCTCTGAAATTCACCATTTATGGAGGTTGTGACTCAGCACTGTTCCAATGCTGATCTGCAGAGGTACTGAACCCTTTCTGCAACTCCTGAGGTTCTTGATTTGTGCCCATCTCTAGTTGGAAGAGCAGCATTTGTGTATTATTgcccaaggggaaaaaatgcctgGTTGGTAATTCATTTGCTTGCACTCACCGTAAACTTCGTAAGTCAGGTAGGTTGTGAGTCCTCTGCACATAGCCATGATGTCTGTTCCGTAAGAGGTGAGGTCAAGGACAGGGCCCTTGACGACAAACGTGATCTCCCTTGCAGGTTGTCCTTGACCTTTCAGGCCCTAAACATCAAAGAACATCACTCAGCAGGATCAATGAATGCCTCAATCTGCTTAATGCTACGCGTATTCCTTTGCTCAGGTTGTAACTTGGAAGCCTGGAAGGGGAAGGCTGTTCACTCAGCCTTCTAACAGGGGAGCCAAAGAGGGCAGCAGCAACACAGGGCAGATGCATTTACACTAAAATTATGTGCAAGTGTTGCTTATGACCTGTTTGAGAACTCGGAGTGTCTCAGTGGGGCAGCTTTTTCTGAACTGCTCCAGAGTGCTTTGTTTCAAATGAATTTCAGCTATCTTTTCCTACTTGAGCGCTCCGTTGTCTGGACAAAGTGTCTGGACGCCTGCCTTTTCTCTGATGCCCTAGGCTTCCTGCTGCTTTGCACCTCTCCTTATTCAGCTCCAGCCACCGGATTCCTGTTTGGGCTCAGACAATTAATATGGGGGAAAGGCTGTTGACTATAGAGGTGCTCTCTTAGGCCCTAAAGGAAAATGGAGGTCTGAACAACAGCATCTGCAAAGCAATGTTCCGAAACGAAAAACCCAATTTTGTATTGAAATGACTCAGAAGTATTTTTAGATATTACTGCCCAGAAATAATTAACGCCATGGAAGGTTTCCAGCTGTTCCCTAGCAACCTGCAGACCTAAACTTCCTCATAGAAAACGTAGCTGGGAAGAGGGGCCAGTTGATGCACCTActctttttctcttgaaaaaccATTCCCACAGCAAAGCCCCAAGCCACGTGgctgttcagaaaaagaaaatcctgccaCTTGTGAAAATCTCAtcctctcaggaaagaaaaagcacagtcaAGAAACAGGTTGAAGAACTCCAGGGTAAAGGCACACTTAGCAGGGATGACGGGGATTGATGTAGGCTTTCAAAGTTCTGGTGGAATCTTATCAAAGGGTTCCTGAATGCCCACTCCAATATGCTTCCTTCTTGCTGCTAAGCAAGGAGTTGAGATAAGCCTCGGGGGGGGCAGTGAGATGCACCGTAGTGCAAGCAAGCCTAGAACTAGCTAGAGCCGAATGGTTTTGCTCAGGCCGGTACCCGCGTGaactcttccctttttcttccccaccatgCCTTCTTGTCCTTTAAAGCCAGGATTTTTACAAGGACTCAGTTCTCAGGGTTCCAGACAAGCCAGTGTCTACAAAAGGTTAGTATGCCTTATGCTAAAATCGGGTTTAAAATGTCTGTGGCTCATTGTGTGGGCTGAACTCGTGCTCGTAGGGTGCTTGGTTCTTTTGAAGAAGTTTGGAAAGCTTGAAatcttatttaaacttttttcctcattACTGGATTATTTGCTCTTCCTCAGCTAGAGCTGCCTAGAAAAATGGGATTTGTAGCCTTCAAAGACTGAGATGATGAAGAGCACCATGCCAAAAATCTAAAATCTTTAAGCGTAACAAATTGTTTAAAAAGCAGTCTGtctaaataatcttttaaaacatCGTCAAAATAATCTAAGTAATCTACAGCATCAGAAAAAACCAGGAAAACCCTCCTCCAGTGCTTCATAGAATCATCGTAGATTcctagaattgtctaggttggaagggacctttcggatcatcgagtccaaccatcgacccaacACAAGTCGGGTACCATCAATATGGTACTTCATACTCAATGGCGTGATCTAAATGGCTTTTAAAGTAACTGTGcgtttaaaagaaaagaacaatgtTTCCTTTGCATCACCCTACAACTTTGCAAGCAACTACTCCTGTTTCATCTTACCATGTTCTGCTCAGCCAGCGTGATGAGGGTATCAAAGCGAGGTATCACATTTCTGTTCATTACGGAAATGTAGCAAGTTCCCTGTGACAGCACTCTGCTTGCAATGTAGCCCTGTAAAGTAAAGTTTTTGACAATAAGGAATTCAGTTTTTCAAGAATGGAGATTGGGATaacatctgcatttaaaaaaaagcaataaatgcaGATAGTTTTGACCCCAAAACTTGGACTCGGTGTTAGgaataaagaaacaaatcctATATTTTGGTCATCTCTGTATAGGAGCTGGTCGTCTTGTACGTTTTCGGAAAAAAGCGTGCTCCTTGCCACTCACCAGATTGTAGTTCCAAATGGTTTTCCATGATCCTTGGTTGCTCCTTTGCTCGATAGTTGCCACGCGCCATTCCCTGTTGAGGGTCAGAATTTGGAAGCCTCCGACAATGGTGAATTGCCTGGTTACGATTTGCTGGCTTATGCCTTTTTGCGGAAACTagagaacaaaattaaacaaCCCTTTTAGACTTTCAAGTTAGAGCCAGTTATCTGCCCAGAGCTTAGAAAAACACTGCTAGAACAGAAAAAATGTGGCCCACAGGGAGCACCTCTAGTGACCACCGTCTTTtcaaaatgacaacaaaataaGGCTGTGGCATTCTGGAGTAGCCGTAAGAATTCTTGTAATAGATTCAGCGAATAATTTCTGTATCTTACAACTGTCTCCTGGTGGCTGTAGAGTTTTGTGCATGAAAGAAGTTTTAGATTCCTATCCTCCAAAGGGATGGggaaagaagcaaggaaaattcTAGAAGGAGGGAATCTAGAAAACAGCAGCAATGGATGTGTAACTTGGTCAGTATACTCACGTATTCAGCAAGGGCTGGAGTCAGCAAGAGTCCAAGAAGGACGGTAGTCACGATCTGAAATCAAAATCGAAAACAAAATTGTAGCTGCAGGTCTGGCTGACAAATCTGGTCGTGAGAAAGCTAGTGCCTTTTTCCTGATCTGGTGTTAAAGTGTACTCTTTGGATCCTTTTTTGGTTTCATACTGGAATTACAGTAGTCACCTAAAATGAGTCATCCTTGCTTTACCCTAGAATAACGCAAACTGGGAAGGTAGGAGGTTGCTTTTTTAAGAGCCGACTCTGAAGTTGCTTCTGAGACCTGTACAGAGGCATACAGATACTTCAccgggatggggagaaggaatgTAAATTTCTTCTGGTTGGGCATTGCAAGAAAGCGGCTGATCCATTAGTGCATTGCTCTGGTTTTGCAAAAGCATTGACAAAAATGGACATGGATTAGGCTTCCTGTAGATCAAATAATGTATAGctaagcctttaaaaaaatccttacctCTTCATCTGATTAGGTTAATAGGGTCTGAGTTGCTCACTCTGGAGGAGGAAAATCTCCCCAGAGAATACCTTTCTGTTACAGACAGACACAGGCACTTCTGAGAGAGAAAGGCAATGGTTTTGAATCAAAGTTTTAGtttctaaggaagaaaaagcatgcaTACTCACAGTGAGTTTCATCTTGACTGCAGAGCTGATGCCGGTGCAGGTAGAATGCACAAGGTGAACTGTCCACCTTATATACGTTTTCAGATATATATAAGTGGAACGGTTAAgtgttgaaataaaattattttgccatttgCATCCCTGTCTGCCTGTCACTGGAAAGTATTTCCTGCTGTAACTACTTCATAAATACGGGGATTGTAATTCTGCAAATTTTGACCTTCCCGAGTCTGATGATTGTCAGATAAGAATCCATTTGCCgtgaaaaattaaacatgttttaaagTAACTTAAGTAACTTTCTGACATGTactaattacttttgaaaattcaCACCAAACTTCAGACCAGAGATAGCCTCGGGTTGAAAAGAAAAGCCTTACAGtagacaaaatacaaaataaacaggaGCCTTTGTACTTCCCAAAATGTACTGTATGTTACCCTGTAACCATAGGGCCCACCAGAATATTTGGCCCAAATACCACATTgccactgaaaattattttacgaTAAATAGGCAGTTCAAGCTGAAAAGCGTCATACATGTGCCAGTCTGTGGGTGTCTTTGTTCTTTGAGGTggcaagaataatttttttctctccttgcctCAGCTTCTTTTCTGTGGTGATACAAATACTCATTGAAAGAGGTGATCATTCAGTTACGGAGGTTTTTGTCAAGTTGCTCATTTAATTCTGTGTGCAGCCCGAGTCTGTGGCAGGTAAAGGttgcaaaattacttttcaaCTGGAATCCAGCACATTATTAATAGAAGTAGGGGGTTTTAGCGCACAAAAATAACTTCTAAGCAGTCCTGCAagtgcaattttaaattaaatctggtCTCAGGTTCACTGAATTGAGTCTGCAATTCCAAAGGGCGCTTTTGAGACATAAAGTTCTGCGAAATGGTGGTTATATTCTTGGGTCTGTACAAGCTTGTATGCATTTCTGTGAAAAACGTCGGTCTGTGCGGTCTGAGGGGGACTGCACTCGCGCTCGCCCACTTGTGGCACcgctggggagagagggaaaaaaaaacaacccagaaacctgaggagaaagatggagaaaactCCTTCGCGGCCTGACAGGAATTACCCCTTTGCTGAGGGAACCAGAGAGTTTCCTTATCCTGAGTTGCGGGCGCAGGGCGGCAGAGGGGCAAAACTGAGGCGGCGGCCTCTGAGGCCCCGCTGGGCGCgtgaccggggcggggggggggaggggggggggggcgaagcTGGAAAAAGGGCGGGAAAACCCTGCTGAGGCGGCGGCGCAACGCCGGCAGCTTTAGCCGCTCCAATTATATTCTTTCACAGTTGtggaagtattttctttccagaagactGACGTTAGACCTGCTGGCGGTGTCTCAAGTGAGAATATcactttttgtgttttaaaaaaaaaataatccctctcGATTCAGGTTCTCTCAGCATCCTGAATTTGTCTTAAAGTACATGAGGGTATTCATACATTAATTAGATTACAATATGGCTTTTTAATTATAGTCAAGTCACtcttttgaacttttttctgtCAATATAGTTTTTTacgtgtgtttttttttaaatgtaaatgcagTTGAATCTGCATGTTCTGCCTGCTGAGGGATAGGAGAAAAACAGGGCGGTATGACTTAGGATAAAATCCTCTGACTTTGTAATGCTTATGTGGCATACTGGCCCTCAGAATTCAAGTtacaattttaatgaaattcGGGAAGGTGAAGATGTGGTATTTTCCAGACAGCCTGAGTTACTGAAGTGATCATTGTAGATCATGGAAATTGTATTTAGTGAAAAAGCTCAGGCCTCAGCCTTGTTGAGAGGGATCTTTTTGTGCGAGGTAAGCAACTACAGTCTTCTACACTGTTAAGAATATCTGTATATCTCTGTACTTATATGGATATTTTGAGAGGCAGAGCATTGGTGTCTCTTTGGGTTCACTGGAGCCTTTCTGTCGTGTCTCTACTTAGCAATCTCTTTTTGAGTTTTGTTCTCTTCCCAATCAGTCTAAACCTGGATCAGTTTAAATTTGAATAATGAACACTGTGAAACGTAATGATGTCCCAGTTAGAGCAAGACGCCTCCCAGAATGTTATATTCCAGTTAAGTTCCTAGGGTCAGGAAGAAGCAAATACTTTGCTTCAATGGTTCGGTAGTCGTTCCCCGTCTTCTATAAAATGGTTACTGTAGGATATACAGTTAATTCAAGCTTTTAATGGAATATAAAGAGTTTGGATATGTATTAAGCATCACAATGTGTAATGTTGTAGTAAAACCAGGAATCTACGTGCATGAAGTTAAAGTAGTTTTGCAAGAAGCCGGGCCTTGCTGCAAGTGTTTGTTCCTTCTTGTTGAAATTTTGGCCTGAAACAAGATGGTATTGGGGCAGGCGTCATCCCTTGCCAGAAGCATCCGTGCCCAGGTATTCCTTGCCAAGGGGACCGTGGAGTCTCTGGTTTGAGCCCAGGAGAGGGTCCCCCTGTTTTCCTACAAGGCTGCTGCTCCCTTTGCACACAGGGCTGTGACAGCGGGGGTGTGTGATGTTGTGCTGTGCCATAGGCCCTGCTCAGGTCAGACCCCTGCTGCCTCAGGGGCCTTTAAACCATCACCTGTTACAGAGTGTGGCCCATAGTTTTCAAGGGCTCCAAGGGCCCCAGAAAGACATTTCCCAG
It includes:
- the GKN1 gene encoding LOW QUALITY PROTEIN: gastrokine-1 (The sequence of the model RefSeq protein was modified relative to this genomic sequence to represent the inferred CDS: substituted 2 bases at 2 genomic stop codons) yields the protein MSIFVNAFAKPESGKRHXLSHDQICQPDLQLQFCFRFXFQIVTTVLLGLLLTPALAEYFPQKGISQQIVTRQFTIVGGFQILTLNREWRVATIEQRSNQGSWKTIWNYNLGYIASRVLSQGTCYISVMNRNVIPRFDTLITLAEQNMGLKGQGQPAREITFVVKGPVLDLTSYGTDIMAMCRGLTTYLTYEVYGPQNTYNYGSCTVLDVLQLVDLKYCQANNKGPIQGYQPF